The DNA region CGTTAATAATTTGAGCAAATCCTTTAGCGCCATCTATACTTTTTATACCGTGAACTACAACAAAAGTTTTGTCTGTATTGTAAACATCTACAGATGTTGCTAAATCATAATAGGAGATTTTTGTAATTGCTGAATCTAATTGCTTTTTAAATTCGGTTATTTGATCCTTATTTGTTGTATCAAATTGATAAACTACTTTAAAGTTTTTTGAAATATCGTTAGATTTAAAACTACTATCTCCTAAAGTTTGTAGACTATTTACTAATGCTTGTGCTTGTTTACCTTCTTCTGTATTGGCATAATCTAAAGCTATTTGATTTAACCCATCTACATAGGTTTGATAACCATATAATCTACCTTTTGCTGTCGCTTTTAATAATTCAAATTTTGGTTGTATTGGATCGCCATCAAAATAGTTTAAATAGGTATCACTATCACTTATTACTTTTTCAAATTGCTGCTTTTCTAACAACAAATAGGTTTGTTTGTATAAATTCTCTGGACTATCTTGATTATCTGCAACTGCTTGATTTGGGTTTTGCAAAATAAAAGCATATCTAGAATCTGCGTGATTTTCTATTATATCTTGCTTTGCTATTTCAGACGCGTTAGTTTCACCTAAAATTTCATAAATTTTATATAGATTATATTTTGAAGGAAGTACTAAACGTTCTTCTGGCGCACTTTTTAACAAGGTTGTAAACTTTTGTTTAGCCAGTTGATACTCTTTAAACTTTTCTTTATAAATTAATCCTAATTGATAGTAGGCATAATTTCTATCTTTTATTAAACTATCAATTTCTTTTTCTGTTTGTGGTAATTGATCAATATAATATTGTGGATTATATTTTTGATCTTCTGTTGCATTTTCTACTACTGAAGTTGTTGAGTTTTGTGCAGAAAAATTGCCTCTTCCAGAATTTGACCATCGCCAATTATCTTTATTCTCTCTTTCTCCCCAAAGTTGCTCAAACTCGTTTTTACCGTAAGCTACTGTAGATGGATTATAAAAGTAAAAACTTGATGTTGCTCTAGGATTAGATACACTTGGTGGACCAAATCCTTTATTGGTTGTATTTGTGGTTTGTTCTAAACCTTTTTTACGTTGGGCAATTTCTAAACGTTCTTGCTCTGCAAGCGCTTCCTCTTTTAAACCATTGGTATAAGTTGTAAAGTACGATAGCTGTTCAGATTTTGGCATTGCTACCAACCTTAAAATACTATCGTTAGCATCTGCAATTCCTTCGTATAAGATAACATCTTCTAGATTGTCGTTTTTCTTCTTTATCGTTCTATATGGTTTGCTGTTTTCTACCATATTTGTTAACGTACTATCGTAATATGCGCCAGCTAATTTATATTGTGCATCATCAAAATAATAATCTCCTAATGTTTGGTAGTTTTTGGCTACTAAAATCTTGTCTTGAGAATTTGTACGAAGCGATTTGTTGTAATATGCTATTGCTAAAGAATCGAATTTATTTTCTAAATGAAACTGGGCAATTTGATGATAAATTTTATCTAAAAAAGGTCTGTTTTCCCTATTCTTTTCAAGTTTTGTTAGATGCTCTAAAAATTCGATTTTATTACCGTTTTCGTAATCAAAATTTTTGGCTTTTTCTACTTCGGCAGCAATAAGATATTGTCTAGGAATTTTACGATTTAAATCTATAACTTGATCAAAAGCCATGTTAGCACTGTCTTTATATTTTAAAGCATTGTAAAGCTGACCTTTTATAAAGTTAAATCGTCCTTTTTCTTCATTTTTTTTAGTGGCTTTAGAGGCTGTTTTTATATGGACAATTGCAGTATCTAATTGCTCTAAATTAATGTATGCTTGTGCTAATGTAGATGTTGCATCTGCTAGTTGTTGATCTTCTAATTCTTCTTGATCTAGTAAACGTTTAAGGTTTTCGATAGCAATTTCATTATTATCTAAACGCATATTTGTTTTTTCTCTCCAAACTTTTGCAGTATTAATCTTGTCTGAAGCAGCATAACTTGATAATATTTTATTAAACGCATTTAGTGCTGGTACAAAACGTTGATCAAAATATCTGGCTTGCCCTAAAAGTAAATACGCTTCGTCTATTTGCGGATTATATTCTTTTCCTTGAATATTCATCCCGTGTTTTTGTATTGCTTTTACAGCTTTTTCTTCTGCTCTAGTAAAATCTGCATTTTTAGATTGTCCTGGTAAGATAATTTCATCTGTTACCTGCATACGCTCTACAGGTAAAATCTCCCAATAATTATCAAAATAAGAAGAATTAAGGCTATTACGACCTTGATCTAAAGCATTAAAACCGTTAAAAAGTGTGTTATACTCTGCAGTTACAGCATGAAAGTTTCGGTTTATAAAACTGTCTTTTTTACGCGAACAACTAGTAATTGTTAGTGCAAAACATAGAGTAACTAAGGTTATTTTTAATGCTATTTTCAATGCTTTTGTATTTGTGTAATACATAACTGTGTACAGCCTAAATTATTATAATTTATGGTTGTAAGATGGTAAAAATAAGCATCTTTTTTGAAATAACTTAAAATTGAAGACATTCCGCTAAAAAAAGTAGCCTTTATTGCGCGTATTCTTTTATAAACTATAGAATTACATTGCTTCAAACCATTTGATCTGTACCAGAAAAATGAGCTTCTAATTCTTTTAAAGTAGCTTCACTAGTTTGTATATCTTTAACAACTTGACCTTTTTCTAAAACTACTATACGCTCGCAAACATCTGTAACGTGCAATAAATCATGACTTGACACTAAAACCGTTACACCTTGTTTTTGTGCTAAATCTTTAATTATTTGTTTTAAACGAATTTGTGTTGTTGGATCTAAATTTGCAAAAGGCTCGTCTAGAATAATCACATCTGGATTACCAATTAAAGCAGCTACAATTCCTGCTTTTTTCTGATTTCCTTTACTTAAATCACGAAGATATTTTTTTTGATTCAAAATTTCGCCA from Mesoflavibacter profundi includes:
- the porW gene encoding type IX secretion system periplasmic lipoprotein PorW/SprE, with product MKIALKITLVTLCFALTITSCSRKKDSFINRNFHAVTAEYNTLFNGFNALDQGRNSLNSSYFDNYWEILPVERMQVTDEIILPGQSKNADFTRAEEKAVKAIQKHGMNIQGKEYNPQIDEAYLLLGQARYFDQRFVPALNAFNKILSSYAASDKINTAKVWREKTNMRLDNNEIAIENLKRLLDQEELEDQQLADATSTLAQAYINLEQLDTAIVHIKTASKATKKNEEKGRFNFIKGQLYNALKYKDSANMAFDQVIDLNRKIPRQYLIAAEVEKAKNFDYENGNKIEFLEHLTKLEKNRENRPFLDKIYHQIAQFHLENKFDSLAIAYYNKSLRTNSQDKILVAKNYQTLGDYYFDDAQYKLAGAYYDSTLTNMVENSKPYRTIKKKNDNLEDVILYEGIADANDSILRLVAMPKSEQLSYFTTYTNGLKEEALAEQERLEIAQRKKGLEQTTNTTNKGFGPPSVSNPRATSSFYFYNPSTVAYGKNEFEQLWGERENKDNWRWSNSGRGNFSAQNSTTSVVENATEDQKYNPQYYIDQLPQTEKEIDSLIKDRNYAYYQLGLIYKEKFKEYQLAKQKFTTLLKSAPEERLVLPSKYNLYKIYEILGETNASEIAKQDIIENHADSRYAFILQNPNQAVADNQDSPENLYKQTYLLLEKQQFEKVISDSDTYLNYFDGDPIQPKFELLKATAKGRLYGYQTYVDGLNQIALDYANTEEGKQAQALVNSLQTLGDSSFKSNDISKNFKVVYQFDTTNKDQITEFKKQLDSAITKISYYDLATSVDVYNTDKTFVVVHGIKSIDGAKGFAQIINEEKQKSKKITKPFFAISQDNYQTVQIHKNLDTYLASQ